A region from the Spirochaeta thermophila DSM 6192 genome encodes:
- a CDS encoding PilZ domain-containing protein, whose translation MGTPLRRIEKEFIIKSLEDEKIPVELLLQRRRYRAEIHKVDFKTGKMYLFVEGNPVLDIPVGDEVSAYFRIHGTLMTFDMVYLGREDDLVVTSIPEGVYRDLQREFERVRHPENVRLLFTVRGERYVLNFPSVKRGGAGTPPVVSSSFDAATISTLLNDFRKKAAEFSTESKIVMFKERTPESEEERIITDTGKVLLYPQSYIYTSANIDRLYPQLNLLSIDAILLYFRDQGVSRSDAVRRIRELVARKREQKIGQELFAPILFYEYVIGYVYLVSTVEKRVRYDKRVLEYVHEFCASLAYSLKIHGYFKPQKAEITYDRAEIIDISLSGVLFTFPRQVEDDPFLLFSEIEVVLEVEGRKVPVKARVVRRFQDADKLYVALAFLDLRDDDRFFLARSLYGEDFSGEVKVISSEGSAEDSSS comes from the coding sequence ATGGGTACTCCGCTCAGGCGGATCGAGAAGGAATTCATCATCAAGTCGCTCGAGGATGAGAAGATCCCCGTGGAGCTCCTGCTACAGAGGCGGCGATACCGCGCGGAGATCCACAAGGTGGACTTCAAGACGGGCAAGATGTATCTCTTCGTGGAGGGGAACCCGGTGCTCGACATTCCCGTGGGCGACGAGGTGAGCGCCTATTTCCGCATTCACGGCACGCTCATGACCTTCGATATGGTCTACCTGGGGCGGGAAGACGACCTCGTGGTGACGAGCATCCCCGAAGGGGTCTATCGGGATCTCCAGCGGGAGTTCGAGCGGGTGAGACATCCGGAAAACGTGAGGCTCCTGTTCACCGTGAGGGGCGAGCGTTATGTCCTCAACTTTCCTTCCGTGAAGAGGGGGGGGGCGGGGACCCCACCGGTGGTGTCTTCCTCCTTCGATGCGGCCACCATCTCCACGCTCCTCAACGATTTCAGGAAGAAGGCGGCCGAATTCTCCACCGAGAGCAAGATCGTCATGTTCAAGGAGCGCACTCCCGAATCCGAGGAAGAGCGTATCATCACCGACACCGGCAAGGTACTTCTCTATCCTCAGAGCTATATCTACACGTCGGCCAACATCGACAGGCTCTACCCCCAGCTCAACCTCCTCTCCATAGACGCCATTCTCCTCTACTTCCGCGACCAAGGCGTCTCCAGGTCTGATGCCGTGCGCCGCATCAGGGAACTGGTGGCGCGGAAGAGGGAACAGAAGATAGGTCAGGAACTCTTTGCCCCCATCCTCTTCTATGAATACGTGATAGGGTATGTGTACCTGGTGAGCACGGTGGAGAAGAGGGTGCGTTACGACAAGCGGGTCCTCGAATACGTACACGAGTTCTGTGCGAGTCTGGCCTATTCCCTCAAGATCCATGGGTACTTCAAGCCCCAGAAGGCCGAGATCACCTACGATCGGGCGGAGATCATCGACATAAGCCTCTCCGGGGTCCTGTTCACGTTCCCTCGACAGGTGGAGGACGATCCCTTCCTCCTCTTCTCGGAGATCGAGGTGGTGCTCGAAGTAGAAGGCAGGAAGGTCCCCGTCAAGGCCCGTGTGGTGCGGCGTTTTCAGGATGCCGACAAGCTCTACGTCGCGCTCGCCTTTCTCGATCTGAGAGACGACGACAGGTTCTTCCTCGCACGGTCGCTCTACGGTGAGGATTTCTCCGGAGAGGTGAAGGTCATCTCTTCGGAGGGATCGGCGGAGGATTCTTCCTCGTGA
- a CDS encoding DUF503 domain-containing protein, whose product MVVSVLRILIELPGVHSLKEKRSIVSSLKEKLIRRFKISFAEVDLHDSLGFAEMGGAVVSNSSAFGEGVLQKVLAFVEAEVPGRVYDVWIHSEQY is encoded by the coding sequence ATGGTGGTCTCGGTGCTGCGTATCCTCATAGAGCTCCCTGGGGTGCACTCTCTCAAGGAGAAACGGAGCATCGTCTCTTCGCTCAAGGAGAAACTCATCCGGCGGTTCAAGATCTCGTTCGCCGAAGTGGACCTGCACGACAGTCTGGGGTTCGCCGAGATGGGGGGTGCGGTGGTCTCCAATTCTTCGGCCTTCGGGGAGGGCGTGCTCCAGAAGGTCCTCGCCTTCGTGGAGGCCGAGGTGCCGGGCCGGGTCTACGACGTGTGGATCCACTCCGAGCAGTACTAG
- a CDS encoding STAS domain-containing protein, giving the protein MDIDVTREKHSFILSLSGELDLYQAPRIKDMLQKVFPEHPARIVFDLDGLTYIDSSGIGALLYAYSEAKRRDIAFYLVNLHGSVKRVIELTKLLHYFPIAPSLEEALHEEESSADPSEEMTFTSPEKSSP; this is encoded by the coding sequence ATGGATATCGATGTAACCAGGGAGAAGCATTCATTCATCCTCTCCCTGAGCGGGGAGTTAGATCTCTACCAGGCTCCTCGGATAAAGGATATGCTGCAGAAGGTGTTTCCCGAACACCCGGCGAGGATCGTATTCGACCTCGACGGTCTCACCTACATCGATTCGAGCGGCATAGGGGCCCTCCTCTACGCCTACTCCGAGGCCAAACGCCGGGACATCGCTTTCTACCTGGTGAATCTCCACGGCTCGGTGAAACGGGTCATCGAGCTTACGAAACTTCTCCACTACTTCCCCATCGCTCCCTCTCTCGAGGAGGCGCTTCACGAGGAAGAATCCTCCGCCGATCCCTCCGAAGAGATGACCTTCACCTCTCCGGAGAAATCCTCACCGTAG
- a CDS encoding tRNA lysidine(34) synthetase, whose protein sequence is MNTTGFDHIRRLFEGPLPPWLTRLARKAGRGINRYGMLREGDRVLLGISGGKDSLVMALVLSLRRRWLPIHYHLEAVHLNWEEYPISDEESARLAAYFEAIDVPFTQITTTMFPGHYDGQFNCYLCARNRKRHLFTYMKEYDIPILALGHHLDDIVETTLINMAMRGRLFTMMPVQPFFGGLFTLIRPLCEVPESQVRTAVEKLGLPVVKPDCPYKDTNLRLRVKPLVEQLATLDPLAREKIYRSLLNIQPDYLPISLKTGHEYTTVEREGKDEGP, encoded by the coding sequence ATGAACACCACCGGATTCGACCACATCCGTCGGCTCTTCGAAGGCCCCCTCCCCCCCTGGCTCACCCGCCTCGCCCGCAAGGCAGGGAGGGGCATCAACCGGTACGGGATGCTGCGCGAAGGCGATCGCGTGCTCCTCGGGATCTCGGGAGGCAAGGACTCCCTCGTCATGGCCCTCGTCCTCTCGCTCAGGCGCAGGTGGCTCCCCATCCACTACCACCTCGAGGCCGTGCACCTCAACTGGGAGGAGTACCCCATCTCCGACGAGGAGAGCGCCCGTCTCGCCGCCTACTTCGAGGCCATCGACGTACCCTTCACCCAGATCACCACCACCATGTTCCCCGGGCACTACGACGGCCAGTTCAACTGCTACCTCTGCGCACGGAACCGCAAACGCCATCTCTTCACCTACATGAAGGAATACGACATCCCCATCCTCGCCCTCGGACACCACCTCGACGACATCGTGGAGACCACCCTCATCAACATGGCCATGCGGGGACGCCTCTTCACCATGATGCCGGTCCAGCCCTTCTTCGGAGGCCTGTTCACCCTCATCCGTCCCCTCTGCGAAGTCCCCGAATCGCAGGTACGCACCGCTGTCGAAAAACTCGGCCTTCCGGTGGTGAAACCCGACTGCCCCTACAAGGACACCAACCTCAGACTCAGGGTGAAACCCCTGGTGGAGCAGCTCGCGACCCTCGATCCCCTCGCGCGGGAGAAGATCTACCGTTCCCTCCTCAACATCCAGCCCGACTACCTCCCCATCTCCTTGAAAACTGGGCACGAGTACACTACAGTAGAACGAGAGGGAAAAGATGAAGGTCCATAA
- a CDS encoding HD domain-containing protein produces MSTHPLSWLLSLPSRPLRDPIWRHIHLPHPLLPLLRTPPFQRLTRIRQLGPTYLLYPGATHTRASHSLGVFSLAWRMLLSLAEHPTFPHLTGEEVLGFLIASLLHDLGHYPYTHSLKDLLLPDGTTLTPHEHLSATLIQEEPLASLIRDAGCDPLIPAAIIDHTLPAPTPHTPFLRALLSGVLDPDKLDYLTRDAFFCGVPYGVQDIDHILTTIRPTASGLAITPSGIPSIEHILFSKYLMYRTVYWHRTVRAATAMMKKAIHHALTERIIDPHQLYLLDDAGLLGLLPPTAPAHTLVEDVHKGTLHTCIWEVPYDPASPLHRAIEHPPTRSRLEAALATLFPSASPLHLILDIPEPLVFETDIHIITEDERTIPYTEARTVFTPGTVHAFTTTIRTIRLFVPPPLADTPPSPRTIEDTLMEAL; encoded by the coding sequence ATGAGCACCCATCCCCTCTCCTGGCTCCTCTCCCTCCCCTCCCGCCCCCTCCGCGACCCCATCTGGCGCCACATCCACCTCCCCCACCCCCTCCTTCCCCTCCTCCGCACCCCCCCCTTCCAGCGCCTCACCCGCATCCGCCAGCTCGGCCCCACCTACCTTCTCTACCCCGGCGCCACCCACACCCGCGCCTCCCACAGCCTGGGCGTCTTCTCCCTCGCCTGGCGCATGCTCCTCTCGCTCGCAGAGCACCCCACCTTCCCGCACCTCACCGGGGAAGAAGTCCTCGGCTTTCTCATCGCATCCCTGCTTCACGACCTCGGCCACTATCCCTACACCCACTCCCTCAAGGACCTCCTCCTTCCCGACGGCACCACCCTCACGCCCCACGAACACCTGAGCGCCACCCTCATCCAGGAGGAACCCCTCGCATCACTCATACGCGACGCAGGATGCGACCCTCTCATCCCCGCCGCCATCATCGACCACACCCTCCCCGCCCCCACCCCTCACACCCCCTTCCTCCGTGCCCTCCTCTCCGGCGTCCTCGACCCGGACAAACTCGACTACCTCACCCGCGATGCCTTTTTCTGCGGCGTCCCCTACGGCGTGCAGGACATCGACCACATCCTCACCACCATCCGCCCCACCGCCTCCGGCCTCGCCATCACCCCCTCGGGCATCCCCTCCATCGAACACATCCTCTTCAGCAAGTACCTCATGTACCGCACCGTGTACTGGCACCGCACCGTACGCGCCGCCACCGCCATGATGAAAAAAGCGATCCATCACGCCCTCACCGAACGGATCATCGACCCCCACCAGCTCTACCTCCTCGACGACGCCGGCCTCCTCGGACTCCTCCCCCCAACCGCACCCGCCCACACCCTCGTGGAAGACGTGCACAAGGGCACCCTCCACACCTGCATCTGGGAAGTCCCCTATGACCCCGCCTCCCCCCTCCACCGCGCCATCGAACACCCCCCCACCCGCAGCCGGCTCGAAGCCGCACTCGCCACCCTCTTCCCCTCCGCCTCACCCCTCCACCTCATCCTCGACATCCCCGAACCCCTCGTCTTCGAGACCGACATCCACATCATCACCGAGGACGAACGCACGATACCCTACACCGAAGCCCGCACCGTCTTCACCCCCGGAACCGTCCACGCCTTCACCACCACCATCCGCACCATCAGACTCTTCGTACCCCCTCCCCTCGCTGACACTCCCCCCTCACCCCGCACCATAGAGGACACACTCATGGAGGCACTATGA
- a CDS encoding ion transporter, translated as MDSKTTRRGFLEGLVTVAILLVLVQTVLEDLAVFLTWEWRWRRALLLAGFGFDVFFTLEFLVRSITAASEGRFARYLSKERGWIDFLASVPLLVFNSGPEVLSLLYGGAAFVGMAGKLKLLKVVKIIRMARILRLLRGLKLVKQIAYIDSPMTQHHISRIAALVVTAELVVLFLYSLLPVFLPLKGVEERYTTGVVRTGQVFTEMGETLTPDQVLTLAAAHGEVLVVRAGGQSLYSRYDDSFYDRMFGPHDYAYYREGALEIFFDMRPVHIESARLSLLALSTVLVCLFLLLFVYAPHFALTVTDPLRVVERGLSEPDYELAARVYPEYGDHEVFRVARLYNEELLPRKLSEGGWTSMERIEDLLGEE; from the coding sequence ATGGACAGCAAGACGACGCGAAGAGGATTCCTGGAAGGTCTCGTGACGGTGGCCATACTCCTCGTCCTCGTGCAGACCGTGCTTGAGGACCTGGCCGTGTTCCTCACGTGGGAGTGGAGGTGGAGGAGGGCCCTCCTCCTCGCGGGTTTCGGGTTCGACGTGTTCTTCACCCTCGAATTCCTGGTGAGGAGCATCACGGCGGCATCGGAGGGACGGTTCGCCCGTTACCTCTCGAAGGAACGGGGCTGGATCGATTTCCTGGCCTCGGTGCCTCTTCTCGTCTTCAACTCGGGGCCCGAGGTGCTTTCCCTCCTCTACGGCGGGGCCGCGTTCGTAGGGATGGCGGGCAAGCTCAAGCTCCTCAAGGTGGTGAAGATCATCCGCATGGCCCGTATCCTCAGGCTCCTGAGGGGGCTCAAGCTGGTGAAGCAGATCGCCTACATCGACTCTCCCATGACCCAGCACCACATCTCCCGCATCGCCGCCCTGGTGGTGACCGCCGAGCTGGTGGTCCTCTTCCTCTACAGCCTTCTCCCGGTATTCCTCCCCCTCAAGGGCGTGGAGGAGCGGTACACGACCGGGGTGGTGCGCACCGGCCAGGTCTTCACCGAGATGGGGGAGACCCTCACCCCTGACCAGGTCCTCACCCTCGCGGCCGCGCACGGGGAAGTGCTCGTGGTGCGCGCTGGGGGACAGTCGCTCTATTCCCGCTACGACGACTCGTTCTACGATCGGATGTTCGGCCCGCACGACTACGCCTACTACAGGGAAGGGGCGCTGGAGATCTTCTTCGACATGCGGCCCGTACATATCGAGTCGGCACGGCTCTCGCTCCTTGCGCTCTCCACGGTGCTGGTGTGTCTCTTCCTCCTCCTCTTCGTCTATGCCCCGCACTTCGCCCTCACGGTGACCGATCCCCTGCGGGTGGTGGAGCGGGGGCTCTCCGAGCCGGACTACGAGCTCGCCGCACGGGTATACCCCGAGTACGGAGACCATGAGGTCTTCCGGGTGGCCCGCCTCTACAACGAGGAGCTCCTGCCCCGCAAGCTCTCGGAAGGCGGGTGGACCTCCATGGAGAGGATAGAGGATCTGTTGGGGGAGGAGTAA
- a CDS encoding late competence development ComFB family protein produces the protein MKVHNLMEDIVTRVVDDLCKEKAHTEPGKYCLTEECRQDIVCYVLNRVPPRYVSSARGVAYTSVHYEEDPQLLIDILTLATEGLKRITSIRRPYYQASSPSPPKADYLFHFPVIRGRLLLAPTFEPAADITVLLVHEGKAVPMIDARWQNPYYITKALPGTFVFLPAPLPAPRKDEKASFELCIHVDKEGYLPLRHYFTIELSSRPAEAEGPPEETLVLPDLYLAPPDEESEEALS, from the coding sequence ATGAAGGTCCATAACCTCATGGAGGACATCGTCACCCGTGTGGTGGACGACCTCTGCAAGGAGAAGGCGCACACCGAACCCGGGAAGTACTGCCTCACCGAAGAGTGCAGACAGGACATCGTCTGTTACGTGCTCAACAGGGTGCCGCCACGTTACGTGAGCTCGGCCCGCGGTGTGGCCTACACGAGCGTCCACTACGAGGAAGACCCCCAACTCCTCATCGACATCCTCACCCTCGCCACCGAGGGCCTCAAACGCATCACGAGCATCAGGCGCCCCTACTACCAGGCATCCTCACCCTCGCCACCGAAGGCCGACTACCTCTTCCACTTCCCGGTCATCAGGGGCAGGCTCCTCCTCGCCCCCACCTTCGAGCCCGCAGCCGACATCACCGTGCTCCTCGTCCACGAGGGGAAGGCCGTGCCCATGATCGACGCGCGCTGGCAGAACCCCTACTACATCACCAAGGCCCTTCCCGGCACCTTCGTCTTCCTCCCCGCCCCCCTCCCCGCCCCGCGGAAGGACGAGAAGGCCTCCTTCGAGCTGTGCATCCATGTCGACAAGGAGGGATACCTCCCGCTCCGGCACTACTTCACCATCGAGCTCTCCTCCCGCCCCGCCGAGGCCGAAGGCCCCCCCGAAGAGACCCTCGTACTCCCCGACCTCTACCTCGCCCCCCCCGACGAGGAGTCCGAAGAGGCCCTCTCCTAG